The following coding sequences lie in one Enterococcus sp. 9E7_DIV0242 genomic window:
- a CDS encoding WxL domain-containing protein: MKQKLFSVSLLALLSFGVSHSGTIAYADPSVTNHGVVEFEGDYGKDVRDPENPGTIVDPGPSPSTDGPLRIEFVPQLGFGQNKITKGDRLYEANAQLFFGDTNPRGNFIQVSDYRGTGGGWTLQVRQETQFQNANTLNNELKGSVISFDKSWVNSTWDLSKAPSVSKDVVRINNIGETYTLAEASKGNGEGTWLIEFGASEENTNGQTNTLSPRLTLNGEQVVDPAFENKPVYKNSAVTLSIPEATKIDPVPYTTVLTWILSELP, encoded by the coding sequence ATGAAACAGAAACTATTTTCAGTCAGTCTGCTTGCCCTACTTTCTTTCGGAGTGAGCCATTCCGGAACGATTGCTTATGCAGATCCTAGTGTGACGAACCATGGCGTTGTAGAATTTGAAGGCGACTATGGCAAGGATGTACGAGATCCGGAAAATCCCGGAACGATCGTTGATCCTGGCCCAAGTCCCAGCACCGACGGTCCTTTACGGATTGAGTTTGTGCCTCAATTAGGCTTTGGACAAAATAAGATCACGAAGGGCGACCGCCTCTATGAAGCGAATGCGCAGCTGTTCTTTGGAGACACCAATCCTAGAGGAAACTTTATTCAAGTCTCTGATTATCGGGGAACCGGCGGCGGCTGGACGCTTCAGGTGCGTCAGGAAACTCAGTTTCAAAATGCCAACACACTCAATAATGAGCTGAAGGGTTCAGTCATTTCCTTTGATAAATCCTGGGTCAACTCGACATGGGATTTGTCAAAAGCGCCGAGCGTGTCTAAAGATGTCGTACGAATCAACAACATCGGAGAAACGTATACATTGGCGGAAGCGTCTAAAGGCAATGGGGAAGGAACGTGGCTGATTGAATTTGGTGCCTCAGAAGAGAATACCAATGGTCAGACCAATACGTTAAGCCCTAGACTGACGCTAAACGGCGAACAGGTGGTAGACCCTGCATTTGAGAACAAGCCTGTTTATAAAAACAGTGCAGTCACTTTGTCTATACCGGAGGCAACTAAAATCGATCCGGTGCCTTATACTACGGTGTTAACTTGGATTCTATCTGAGTTGCCATAA
- a CDS encoding WxL domain-containing protein, with the protein MKNTHKLCGAALLAVIGFAVAAPSATQADWKGDGIVEFEKDTTPDTITPPDTDGPVLPYPPVNPDPADLKIVAVTPLDFEKHAILTDGSDQTYTVKAFNDAAFGDMENFVEFKDVRSVDENTYKIEAELTTQFANGSSVLTGSSIKYNNVRVSTNGSAGAIALAPEGVVTSPAALELGNKVTFLDNTSTTKGFGQYKLAFGQRGLAATDAGSPEQSVKLNVLGTNAKKVGTYKAEITWSITAAP; encoded by the coding sequence ATGAAAAACACACACAAATTATGCGGCGCTGCCCTATTAGCAGTAATTGGATTCGCAGTAGCAGCACCAAGCGCAACACAAGCAGACTGGAAAGGTGACGGTATCGTAGAATTCGAGAAAGATACAACACCAGATACAATTACACCACCGGATACTGACGGACCAGTATTGCCTTACCCACCAGTAAACCCAGATCCAGCGGATCTGAAAATCGTTGCGGTAACACCGTTAGACTTCGAAAAACATGCGATCCTAACAGACGGAAGTGACCAAACTTACACAGTAAAAGCATTCAACGATGCAGCTTTCGGCGACATGGAAAACTTTGTAGAATTCAAGGATGTTCGTTCCGTTGATGAAAACACCTACAAAATCGAAGCAGAATTGACAACACAATTCGCAAACGGAAGCAGTGTGTTGACTGGTTCATCAATCAAGTACAACAACGTTCGTGTATCAACAAACGGTTCAGCTGGTGCGATTGCATTGGCTCCAGAAGGCGTTGTAACGTCTCCTGCTGCTCTTGAATTGGGCAACAAAGTAACTTTCTTGGATAATACAAGCACAACTAAAGGTTTCGGACAATACAAACTAGCTTTCGGTCAACGTGGCTTAGCTGCAACTGACGCTGGTTCACCTGAACAATCAGTTAAATTGAATGTTTTGGGAACAAACGCTAAAAAAGTTGGTACGTATAAAGCTGAAATTACATGGTCAATCACTGCTGCGCCATAG
- a CDS encoding DUF916 and DUF3324 domain-containing protein, which translates to MNKKWPVLLCLVYIFSFIGFGMTAYGEETDADITNAGGFSFEVIQPENQRDSSKGYFDLRMTPGQQQTVQVKLVNPTDIEITVSVKLNGAKTNKNGVIEYGPNTFENDASLTYDFVDVVKGPEEIKIPANGETTLDLAISMPAEQYDGVITGGIELQNLSADSTENQTGSVINKYAYLIGMVLSETDTEVMPDLALNKVYPELSNYRNSIFVNFSNTQAVIVDDMTVDAQITKKGSDDVLYDTKVASMRMAPNSMIDFPISMQGDRMVAGDYTAKIVVTTKTDRWEWTEDFKITDDDADKFNSEDLGLLQEQGVDWTLIAMIVGGVFLVVVIIFVLIRRFGSKKSKKKRGKKRPKKKTGKK; encoded by the coding sequence TTGAACAAAAAATGGCCGGTTTTACTTTGTTTGGTATACATATTTTCATTCATTGGGTTTGGAATGACCGCTTATGGGGAAGAAACAGACGCTGATATCACGAATGCCGGAGGCTTCAGTTTTGAAGTGATCCAGCCGGAGAATCAGCGTGATAGCAGCAAAGGCTATTTCGATTTACGAATGACTCCAGGGCAACAGCAGACGGTCCAAGTCAAATTAGTCAATCCAACAGACATAGAAATAACAGTAAGTGTAAAGTTAAACGGAGCGAAAACAAATAAGAACGGTGTGATCGAGTATGGTCCGAATACCTTTGAAAATGATGCTTCATTAACGTATGATTTTGTAGACGTTGTGAAAGGTCCGGAAGAAATCAAGATTCCGGCAAACGGTGAGACAACATTGGATTTGGCAATCAGCATGCCGGCAGAACAATATGATGGTGTGATCACCGGTGGGATCGAGTTGCAGAACTTGAGCGCTGATTCGACTGAAAATCAAACAGGTTCTGTTATCAATAAGTATGCCTATTTGATTGGCATGGTGCTATCAGAAACGGATACCGAAGTTATGCCTGATTTAGCCTTGAATAAGGTCTATCCGGAATTAAGCAATTACCGCAATTCAATCTTTGTGAACTTTTCCAATACACAGGCAGTTATTGTCGATGATATGACGGTGGATGCACAAATTACAAAAAAAGGCTCTGATGACGTCCTTTATGATACGAAAGTAGCCTCCATGCGGATGGCACCCAACTCAATGATCGATTTCCCTATTTCGATGCAGGGTGACCGAATGGTAGCGGGCGATTATACAGCCAAAATCGTAGTAACAACAAAAACTGATCGTTGGGAATGGACCGAGGATTTCAAAATCACCGACGATGATGCCGATAAGTTTAACAGCGAGGACCTAGGGTTGCTTCAAGAGCAAGGGGTCGATTGGACACTGATTGCCATGATCGTAGGCGGCGTATTCTTAGTGGTTGTAATCATTTTCGTGTTGATTCGCCGATTCGGTAGTAAAAAGAGCAAAAAGAAGCGCGGAAAAAAACGTCCCAAAAAGAAGACAGGAAAAAAATGA
- the lepB gene encoding signal peptidase I — MKKPKKRKQRIAPSSPTRRTSATTSKKADSASLSRKKKRTIQKKNSDRHPQKKTRPTARQRKKEPEKAIKRILLQLGLSIFLTIGLVYLISLFTFTIQRMEGYMMAPTVTDREVLFVNKLGTVRRFDLVLIEDEQGIRSVRRVVGLPTESISYKNDELFINGTYQVERFLEKKLYETHQMGMILTKDFTISQVTGEAMIPKEEYFVLGDNRAYAQDSRDYGTVKKTQIVGIVKARLFPFHKLSGF; from the coding sequence ATGAAAAAGCCCAAAAAGCGGAAGCAAAGAATAGCCCCTTCGTCACCTACTCGCAGAACGAGCGCGACCACAAGTAAAAAAGCAGACAGCGCCAGCTTGTCTAGAAAAAAGAAAAGAACCATACAGAAAAAAAACAGCGACCGGCATCCCCAAAAGAAGACACGGCCGACTGCTCGTCAACGGAAAAAAGAACCTGAGAAAGCAATCAAAAGGATCCTGCTTCAATTAGGACTCAGTATCTTTTTGACGATCGGCTTGGTTTACCTCATCTCCTTATTCACTTTTACCATCCAACGGATGGAAGGCTATATGATGGCTCCAACAGTTACGGATAGAGAGGTCCTGTTTGTCAACAAGCTCGGAACGGTTCGCCGTTTTGATTTGGTGTTGATTGAGGATGAGCAGGGGATACGGTCTGTTCGGCGTGTTGTCGGATTGCCAACGGAAAGCATCTCCTATAAGAACGATGAGCTCTTTATTAATGGTACCTATCAAGTCGAGCGTTTTTTAGAGAAGAAGCTGTACGAGACCCATCAGATGGGGATGATTTTAACGAAAGATTTTACGATATCCCAGGTTACAGGAGAAGCCATGATCCCCAAAGAAGAATATTTTGTCTTGGGCGATAATCGAGCCTATGCGCAGGATAGCCGCGATTATGGGACGGTAAAGAAAACGCAGATTGTCGGTATTGTCAAAGCCCGACTATTTCCCTTTCACAAACTGAGTGGATTTTAG
- the lepB gene encoding signal peptidase I — protein sequence MEQKRNRRKRKKGTGNRPYKQKRNVQKQASKEPQSWLVNVLMVVFLAGLLFFLFAFQKHTVDGISMDPTLKDGDRIVIRKTKKVQRYELITFEPKDQPGNSFVKRVIGFPGDHMKVEENTLYLTSGRSFENQSDLPDGTLKVSIASEVQYALSGLTEIPEDHYFVLGDNREKSNDSRSFGLITQDQIEGVVVFRYFPFASIGSLR from the coding sequence ATGGAACAGAAAAGGAACAGAAGAAAACGAAAAAAAGGGACGGGCAATAGACCCTACAAACAAAAGAGAAACGTACAGAAACAAGCGTCCAAGGAACCGCAGTCATGGCTGGTCAATGTTCTGATGGTGGTGTTTCTTGCCGGGCTTCTCTTTTTTTTATTTGCTTTCCAAAAGCACACCGTGGATGGGATTTCGATGGACCCAACCTTAAAAGATGGTGATCGAATCGTCATCAGGAAAACGAAAAAAGTACAACGCTACGAACTGATTACTTTTGAGCCAAAGGACCAACCGGGAAACTCATTTGTTAAACGAGTGATCGGGTTTCCGGGAGACCACATGAAGGTCGAAGAGAATACCTTGTATCTAACTAGCGGTCGATCCTTCGAAAATCAGAGTGATCTGCCGGATGGGACCCTCAAAGTATCGATTGCTTCCGAAGTCCAATATGCCTTGAGTGGTCTGACAGAAATCCCGGAGGATCACTATTTTGTTTTGGGTGATAATCGAGAGAAGTCAAATGACAGCCGCAGTTTTGGATTGATTACGCAGGATCAAATCGAAGGGGTCGTTGTTTTTCGTTATTTCCCATTTGCTTCGATTGGCTCACTTCGTTAA
- a CDS encoding YfhO family protein gives MDRKRNTFIKEKGRWLVLGFALPIIVLVIAYGLIGIYPGSEKSIMASDSFSQLGNFFASYNTMLKGEESIFYTWYASFGLNYWSLISYYLGGVFTPLVYFFDNQQIPEFLYFLTLLKFGCSGLAFCYYSLETFKLPKWGHVGLSISYSLMGFGLAFSEMVMWLDTFIYLPLIILGIHRILEKRKPTLLFVSYVLLFISNFYMAFMAGLFTFLYFCARALLLQKGQRKQPIVMYLTTSLLAGGASMAMLLPTILDLKNNGEAMSKVQTILTDGTGPLDLIAKNFVGVYDTTMFGAVPFVFVGLLSLILCLYFFVSKQTTKREKLVYGGLFAVLILSFYLEPLNLFWHGLHTPNMFPFRYSFGFSFLVIALAGYGWERLDKQGIDRLLNIVLVLVLLFTGVKLVGSYSGSYHYVTLLSFGVTVVLSFGYLGLLFLQKKRPTKWLGLLFVLVISIESGINAYSIFSGIEGEWSYPTVAKYNGSYSDIKTLVDQTKEENASFYRMETLDPVTKNDSLAYGYSGVGMFSSIRNRHSLSYLNDLGYRSWGTNLQINYLNNTLLMDVISGIKYNLTKEDMHKFGFTKQAESGEYALYSNTYAMPLGVLTNEQVYEEGKVRSQTSLFNQLAEKDFEYYTFMEPELVELDNVKLEKSEGLVTYRAKDEEKYSKKIVTWEAVIPAGKQAYLSLAPYNYDDLGTANIELKVNGTSQKTRINMTGQYYDLGMYEEETLVEFSATLTGSTVFSFLTPDIALLDLDLFEEAASSIQQKGVAFTVSGRTAKAEVVTNEEQVLFTTIPYDQGWTVSVDGKQAEIPRFKDAFLTVKIPAGTHTVEFVYLPPGLTSGTLLTVGSVLLFGGYLFVLRKRKGDLFYQVTTSGTSNADFETKTKGADDAPLNASVELELENPTASNTAEESVEETSTELSDAEASVTSTKEKKVVEEDSEDSSLLSQFSFSDEQKGFGFSLHTETELKEEPQDSKNEDN, from the coding sequence ATGGATAGAAAAAGAAACACGTTTATAAAGGAAAAAGGGCGTTGGTTAGTGTTAGGCTTTGCCTTACCGATCATTGTATTGGTTATTGCGTATGGGCTGATTGGGATTTATCCGGGTAGTGAAAAAAGTATCATGGCCAGTGATTCCTTTAGCCAGCTGGGCAATTTCTTTGCCAGCTACAATACCATGTTAAAGGGAGAGGAGAGTATCTTCTATACCTGGTATGCTTCATTTGGATTGAACTACTGGTCGCTTATTTCTTATTACTTAGGCGGGGTGTTTACACCGTTGGTGTATTTCTTTGATAACCAGCAGATACCGGAATTTCTCTATTTCTTAACCTTGCTTAAATTCGGGTGTTCCGGTTTGGCGTTTTGTTATTACAGCTTGGAGACCTTCAAGCTGCCGAAATGGGGGCATGTCGGGCTAAGTATTTCCTATAGTCTGATGGGCTTTGGTTTGGCCTTTTCAGAGATGGTGATGTGGTTAGATACCTTCATTTATTTGCCATTGATCATCCTGGGGATTCATCGGATCCTGGAGAAACGAAAACCAACACTGTTGTTTGTTAGTTATGTCTTGTTATTTATTTCCAACTTCTATATGGCTTTCATGGCCGGGCTCTTTACGTTTCTTTATTTCTGTGCACGAGCACTATTGTTGCAAAAAGGGCAACGAAAACAGCCGATCGTTATGTATCTGACGACCTCCTTATTAGCAGGTGGGGCATCCATGGCGATGTTGTTGCCCACCATTCTGGATTTGAAAAACAATGGGGAAGCGATGTCGAAGGTACAAACAATCTTGACCGATGGCACCGGTCCATTGGACCTGATTGCCAAGAATTTCGTAGGGGTCTATGATACGACGATGTTTGGGGCAGTCCCTTTTGTATTTGTTGGGTTACTGTCTTTGATCCTCTGTCTGTATTTCTTTGTCAGTAAACAGACCACGAAACGAGAGAAGTTGGTTTATGGCGGTTTATTCGCTGTTCTGATTCTCAGCTTCTACTTGGAGCCGTTGAATCTGTTCTGGCATGGTCTGCACACGCCGAACATGTTTCCGTTTCGTTATAGCTTCGGCTTTTCTTTTCTAGTGATTGCCTTAGCCGGTTACGGCTGGGAGCGACTGGACAAACAGGGAATCGATCGGCTATTGAATATCGTGTTGGTGCTCGTTTTACTGTTTACCGGGGTCAAATTAGTCGGTTCCTATAGCGGTTCGTATCACTATGTGACCTTGTTGTCCTTTGGGGTGACAGTGGTTCTGAGCTTTGGTTATTTAGGTCTCTTGTTCTTACAGAAGAAGCGTCCTACAAAATGGTTAGGCCTGCTCTTTGTTCTTGTTATTAGTATAGAGAGCGGCATCAATGCCTATAGTATTTTTTCTGGTATTGAAGGGGAGTGGTCCTATCCAACGGTGGCGAAGTACAACGGTTCTTATTCGGACATCAAAACGCTAGTCGATCAGACGAAGGAAGAGAACGCCTCGTTTTATCGAATGGAGACCTTGGATCCTGTTACAAAAAATGACAGTTTAGCCTATGGCTATAGTGGAGTTGGCATGTTTTCTTCGATTCGTAACCGTCATTCCTTGTCCTATCTAAATGATCTGGGCTATCGTTCCTGGGGAACGAATCTACAGATCAATTATCTAAACAACACCTTATTAATGGATGTTATTTCAGGAATCAAGTACAACCTGACAAAAGAAGACATGCATAAGTTCGGATTTACTAAACAGGCGGAAAGCGGCGAGTATGCGCTCTATAGTAATACATACGCGATGCCACTAGGTGTATTGACGAATGAACAGGTCTATGAGGAAGGAAAAGTGCGGAGTCAGACCTCTCTGTTCAACCAATTAGCGGAAAAAGATTTTGAGTACTATACGTTTATGGAGCCGGAATTAGTCGAGCTGGATAATGTAAAGCTGGAAAAATCTGAAGGGTTGGTTACCTATCGGGCAAAAGATGAAGAGAAATATTCAAAAAAAATCGTCACTTGGGAAGCTGTGATTCCGGCAGGAAAACAGGCCTATCTTAGTTTAGCCCCTTACAATTACGATGATCTGGGTACGGCGAACATTGAGCTGAAGGTCAATGGGACCAGCCAAAAGACCCGAATCAACATGACGGGTCAATACTACGATTTGGGGATGTATGAAGAAGAGACACTTGTAGAATTTTCAGCAACGCTAACAGGTAGTACGGTATTCAGTTTCTTGACACCGGATATTGCTTTGTTGGATCTTGACTTGTTTGAAGAGGCCGCTTCATCGATTCAGCAAAAGGGCGTTGCTTTCACAGTCTCTGGACGTACAGCAAAGGCTGAGGTGGTAACGAACGAAGAGCAGGTGCTGTTTACTACGATTCCTTATGATCAGGGCTGGACAGTCTCTGTAGATGGGAAGCAGGCAGAGATTCCACGTTTCAAGGATGCCTTTTTAACCGTAAAGATTCCAGCCGGGACCCATACGGTAGAATTTGTCTATCTGCCACCTGGCTTGACAAGCGGCACCCTACTAACCGTTGGGAGTGTGCTTCTCTTTGGTGGTTATCTGTTTGTTTTAAGGAAACGAAAAGGCGATCTATTCTATCAGGTGACGACAAGCGGCACAAGCAATGCTGATTTCGAAACGAAGACTAAAGGGGCAGATGATGCACCGCTAAATGCTTCAGTGGAACTGGAGCTAGAGAACCCAACCGCTTCAAATACAGCAGAAGAATCAGTAGAAGAAACCTCCACAGAGCTGTCTGATGCAGAAGCATCTGTAACTTCTACGAAAGAAAAAAAAGTAGTTGAAGAAGACTCAGAGGATTCCTCTCTCTTGAGTCAGTTTAGCTTTAGTGATGAACAGAAGGGTTTTGGTTTTTCTCTCCATACCGAAACAGAATTAAAAGAAGAACCGCAAGATTCTAAAAACGAAGACAATTAA
- the recR gene encoding recombination mediator RecR, whose translation MQYPEPIARLIESYMKLPGIGQKTATRLAFYTIDMKEEDVNTFAKSLISVKRDLHFCSVCGNITEEDPCDICKDQTRDRSTILVVEESKDVMALEKVREYHGLYHVLHGVLSPMEGTGPEDINIPSLIQRLHDDEVQEVIIATNATTEGEATAMYLSRLIKPAGIKVTRLAHGLSVGSDIEYADEVTLLKAVEGRREL comes from the coding sequence ATGCAATATCCAGAACCAATTGCCAGATTGATTGAAAGCTATATGAAGCTACCCGGTATTGGACAAAAGACGGCAACTCGTTTAGCTTTTTATACGATAGATATGAAGGAAGAAGATGTCAATACCTTCGCTAAGTCATTGATTAGTGTGAAGAGAGATTTACATTTTTGCAGTGTCTGCGGCAATATTACAGAGGAAGACCCTTGCGATATCTGTAAAGACCAGACGCGTGATCGTAGTACAATTTTAGTTGTTGAAGAATCAAAAGATGTGATGGCGTTGGAGAAGGTCAGAGAATATCACGGGTTGTACCATGTACTGCATGGTGTTCTTTCGCCAATGGAAGGAACGGGTCCAGAGGATATAAACATCCCTTCATTGATTCAACGACTTCATGATGATGAAGTTCAGGAGGTCATTATTGCAACGAATGCGACGACTGAGGGAGAAGCGACAGCGATGTACTTGTCTCGTTTGATCAAACCGGCGGGAATCAAGGTCACTCGATTAGCACATGGCTTGTCAGTTGGTAGTGATATTGAGTATGCGGATGAAGTTACCTTATTAAAAGCAGTAGAGGGACGTAGAGAGCTGTGA
- the tmk gene encoding dTMP kinase yields the protein MQGLFITIEGPDGAGKTSVLEELYPKLALAATQKIVKTREPGGIPIAEKIRQIILDPKNTEMDERTEALLYAAARRQHLVEKVFPALEEGSIVLCDRFVDSSLAYQGAGRKIGVKPIAEINEFAIEGTVPDFTVYLDVDSDTGLQRIQNHRKNQYDRLDSEGLEFHQRVRHEYLRIVEENPQRIEKIDARMSLESVVEATFKAIVERYPNYFRN from the coding sequence TTGCAAGGATTATTTATAACAATAGAAGGCCCAGATGGTGCAGGAAAAACAAGTGTATTGGAGGAGCTATATCCTAAACTGGCACTTGCAGCAACGCAGAAAATAGTGAAAACTCGGGAACCTGGAGGGATTCCGATTGCAGAAAAGATTCGTCAGATCATCTTAGATCCAAAAAATACAGAGATGGATGAACGAACAGAGGCGTTGCTTTATGCAGCAGCGCGAAGACAACATTTAGTGGAGAAAGTATTTCCTGCACTTGAGGAAGGCAGCATTGTTTTGTGTGACCGTTTTGTAGATAGCTCTCTTGCTTATCAGGGAGCCGGACGAAAAATTGGAGTGAAGCCGATAGCTGAGATCAATGAGTTTGCAATAGAAGGGACGGTTCCCGATTTCACGGTTTACCTGGATGTTGATTCAGATACCGGCTTGCAACGTATCCAAAATCACAGAAAAAATCAATATGATCGATTAGACTCTGAAGGGTTGGAATTTCACCAGCGAGTACGTCATGAGTATTTGCGTATAGTGGAAGAAAATCCGCAAAGAATTGAAAAGATTGATGCACGGATGAGTTTAGAATCAGTTGTCGAAGCAACTTTTAAAGCAATTGTTGAGCGTTACCCTAATTATTTCAGAAACTAG
- a CDS encoding cyclic-di-AMP receptor — protein MKIILAIVQDKDSNRLANEFIDANIRATKLSSTGGFLKAGNSTFIIGIDDDRVEEALELIKKTCESRKQYVSAPVTLDLTMEGQVPYPVEVEVGGATVFVLPVEGFHQY, from the coding sequence ATGAAAATTATTCTAGCAATCGTTCAAGACAAAGACAGCAATCGTTTAGCAAATGAGTTTATTGATGCAAATATTCGAGCAACGAAGTTATCTTCAACGGGTGGCTTTTTGAAGGCCGGAAATAGTACGTTCATTATCGGGATTGACGATGATCGAGTGGAAGAAGCGCTTGAGCTGATCAAAAAGACTTGCGAATCACGGAAACAGTATGTTTCAGCCCCTGTAACGTTGGATCTTACCATGGAAGGTCAGGTTCCTTATCCTGTAGAAGTTGAAGTCGGAGGCGCCACTGTCTTTGTTCTACCGGTAGAAGGGTTCCATCAGTATTGA